The DNA region ATATGATAGGTTTTGTTAcctgtactattaatataatatcttttaagatACCTAACAATCAGTACCGTTCGATTATTGCTTAAAAACTTAgccattgttattaataatgcattaaaataaatacactttagttggatttttatttgatgttggtatgtcgtaaaaatatttactgtaCGCGCACCAAGAAATTAAAGGTAACTGACAATGTCACTTTGACAATTCAAAATGGCGACGATAGTACTAATTTCTGCCGCCGGCCAAAAAAAGTATGTGCAACTGAAAGTGGCATTACCGGGGCCATAGACAATATCATTTTATACCTTGTAACAAAAAGCGGATGGTCTTAATAGTACTCCAGTTTATTCAGTGCaagaaaatcaaataattgacATGATAGCGATGCAAATGCTATGCAGAACAAATTAACACGGATCGTCGCTGTGTTTGTCGTATAACTGTGTGGTGGAGTGCGACGTCTTTACAGTTAGATAAATACGTATTGTGCGACGCACTACCAATAATGCATTTCATTGTCGGTACCCTTTTGTGGGGCAGGTGCAAATTCTACTAATTCAAGTATACACGCGATGTATTAGCTGATAGGTTTTCAATGTTTTCACGAGCTCTCTAATAGGAGCACAGAGTAACTTTGTTTCTAGTCTGTGGGCTAATTGCGCAAGCATCTCTATAGAAAATTCTAAGttcttatttatgtatataaatgatcatttaaatatatgaggTTACCGTAAATAagacttggcttaaaggtctcgttaccaggccattataaaaaaaaatcattttaataaaattaattaaataagttaattaattaaataatataaagtacataattcatattataCGAGTCATACGAAAAAGTTATTTCACGCCACCTATGAGAAATTTTTGAGACTAAAATGTTAAGAAGCCGCCGGTTTAGGAAGATAGATGACGTTCGGTTTCAAcccataaatattacaatagatGGCGGATAGTATACTATAGAGTTTAtaagttcattaaaattaatttatattatatatattaatataatagtaatttgtTACTTTAACTCCAGATCTGTTTATCATCCTGgtgcaatattaatatataaaattaatattttttctatttcgGTTGTTTCTTCCGTTCCTCCATGTAGGCTATATCTTGTTATTTGGCTTGTTTTAGTACTTTAGTAATAATGaccaaatacaaaataataaaaattatcatttaatgAAATGCCTTAGCACttggttttaataataattagatattGTGTTCTGTTCACCACATAATTTTGGCTAgaatcttaaattttatttactaacattaaattttctCTATTGTGTGATTTTGAATTACGATGTTACTCATGGAACAGTGGGCGGATCAAATTTgcctaaataattttttgaagaAGCAGAAATGTGTCTGTTACATGAGAAATATGATACTTTCACTTTAAGCGGCAAATAACAGCTGAagttttttctaaatataaaaccaAATATTTCATGAAGTAGCTAATACAGATTATATATGTGACTAGCTCctagtaatttatttgttattatttgtacACAACAGCAATAATACATTGAACTTTTATAAAGATACATACCCGTCTCAAAGGTACTTTGAAGCAAATAATTCTTGTGCCTTCAATAACTTTACCCAAAGCTTTGTAAGGTATCCAcctgcaataaaaatatagtcagATAGTGGTAATTCATACTTTGCTGCGAAAGTTACGACTCGACATAATAAACAACTAGTTTACCTATCAGGGATTTTAGgagccattaataataaaaataaaatatccttAAGGATCCAAAAGTGGAATAAaaagtgtaattaaaaaagaaacacagacgtacaaaaatattataaaaaaacaatttaagatAACCTAAAAccaaaacaatcttaattctCAACTTCGTTATTGTAATTTGTCTATGAGATTACCCTGACATTTGTCAAATACTTGTCACTTCCGTATTGCCAACCGAATAcaatatcatattatatatatagtgacTATCGTCATTGCTTTTTTTATCCCGAGCGTTATTCAAGATTTTGACAAACAATCGAATTTATGAGATACCTaaataactatgaatattaattatttagctAAGATTGTGCGTAAGCGTAATCAGGATACTGACGTATGACAGTTTCAGTTTCACAGCGTTGAATTAGTGCCTaacctaaaaattaaataaaaacaaagaaacgtcCACCTTTCAGTTTTAGTAAAAAagaataacaaattttatatccCATCATGTCGTTATAAAcctttcttaaaattattgtttattataaatagagaTGACATAGGACAAatgtcataatttttttcaataattaaggCCTTATGCTTATTGCTAAGCTTTTtctaaagtaaaaacaaaagctTCGTTTCTATAGAAACGCAATGAAACGAAAAGCTTGTTTGATCGAAGCACTTGAATCGGATTTCAATTCGGTCAAAACGAGTTTCGAAAAgcaagttataaaaaaatacaaagacTCTGAAAAAATGTACAGGAATACGATTTGGTACAAGTCTTTATTGGATGCTGAAAAAACGTCTTTGAAAGAAGACAAAATTCGTAAAATTCACTATAAATTTGAAGATGATAGAGAAATGGTTGAGGAATACAACATAGACACACATGTCCTTTTGAGGAGATCTTGGAAGGTAAAGGGAAAGCTAGGATGTGAAGGGAAATGGGATGTGGAAATTGGTGACCCTATACCAGATGGAATACAGTCAATTGAATCCACCGAAATAATGGAATCTAAAGATCaggttagtttttatataattatcatttaataattcaaaactttactacactactactactactactacagtgttaatcatttttttgCAGCCTATAGTGATGAGACGTAATACTAGAGTCAACTTAGAATGGAGAATAAGAAATCTTCCATATCCCATTGAAACCTATTGTATAAAGGGCAACAATGAAGAAAAATGTATCATTTTAAgtacaacaaacaaaaaatattataaaaaacttaaaatccCTGAATTAACAAGATTAGGTTTGAGCATTGAACAGGCTAACATTCAATCATCACATAAGTACAACACCTTAATTATAATGGTgagttgtatttatttatgtataggtattttttttttaatttaacaaatgctTGTTaccatattttctttatatttttagtacaaGAAACCTCAACAACTATTAGATATGGAAAAGGATTGGTATCAAGAGTTGGATAAAGTAAAACCAGTTAAAGATATACCAAATGAATGCAAAACAcaataatagtattaaaatatatgaattataattttaatacctaCAAGATCAGTTtctcttaattttatatgtactatTGTTAATAAGTACAATACAGTACAATGTGTCAGTTAAAGAAACAACATGAATGAACTTTCAACTAACAAAACAccatattgttataatataattactatagtcaatacatattttgaatattcatGGCTGAACATTTTTTACTACAACATTGTTATTTCAGTCAACATGACAGTAAAAGTATAGGTTGTACCACGTTGACTATACATGCAAACATTTTCACATCTGGttcctattttattttcataagttaaaattaatcacTATCATCCATTATTAAAGCTTTTGCCTGTTCTTTTAATTCGTCTTCATTTTCTTCTTTATCTAATAAACCTCttgcttttaaatattcaccATATTGTTGTGGTATACCCatgaatgttttaatttttgctcTTAGCTGTTTCCATGTTTCCtggtaataatttttcttgtCTTTGGCCATTGCTTTGTAATCATGACCATATTTATCaagtaaataagtaataaattctaCTTGACCTTTTGGTAATCTGAAATAAAGAACAGATAATATCctttcattaaaaatcaacatttcaattttaaaagagaataagtaataattattgctaACAAACTAACTTAAATCTTCTTTCCCTAGGAGCATGTGCTTCTTGTTCCAGCTTTTCAACAACAGCCATCTTACGGGGTTTTGATTTTACTACTTTGGGCTCTTCAGATTCCAACTCATCAGGATCCACAATTTTTTTggctatttttaattgttcttCTTTGTAACTGGGTATTTTTATAGCTTTGTTTGGATCATTTACAAGTCCCATGTCTCGCAAATTACGAAAAGTTGATCTATTATTATTCCATGCTTCTTTCAAAGctttactataatattaagagtcatataattaatatttactacaaTAACTACAGCTAATAAAAACACGTAAATaacaaccacgtgttactacTTACCAATTCACTGTGCCTGTACTTTTTTGCCTAAGATGCATTCGTTTTCGATTTAACTTATgaagatattttttctttctatgttgcttttttattttcattttgtgAGATTGACTTTTTTCCAAAAACacttaaatgttatatttaaagttttttcttgTTAATTGATAATGTTATTGAATCACTTGGAAATACAGATTGTGAATAGGtttgaaaattgaaatcaGGTTTTGACATAAGACGTAAGTCATAGATAGCCACAGACTGAGTTATAAAACTTTAGaagtatattttttggttttgtattaaattaaacatctATCTACGGTttttactgtattaaaaaaggaattgtttaaacaaattcttcaatactttttaatagaaataatttaataaataatttaaaaaaataataaccttTAATGCCTGATGGATTTGTTTAGTCGAGAAAACGCATGTGGCTTGGAATAAATGAAGAAGGTGGTTTCAAGAATCAACCAGTAGGGAAGGGCCAGAGATTGACCGTGTGTCATACTAGTTCTGGAAAGACTGGCTTTGTGCCGGaggcaaaatttattttcaaagctCCTAAGGCTAAGGACACCGACTACCATAATCATATTAATCGTGATACATATATGGCATGGTTTtctgatttattaaatgttcttGAACCTCGAACCGTAAGTAATAGCATCCATAATACCAGCTACCACTCCATGCAACTAGAATTGATACGTTATATACAAAGTAAAGTGACATTCAGGAATGGCTGACAAAGAAGAACATTCCTTTCTCAAAGAATATGTCTTAGATTAGCTGGCATATGGAAGGGGTCACGAAGTGATAACACTGCCTCCATATCACTGTCAATATAACTCCATCGAACTCATCTGGGCTCAAGTCAaagagaaaaagaaaattatacatttagcATTGCTGATGTTGAAATTCTTCTTCACAATGCTTTTGATAATGTTACTCAAGAAGATTGGGCCAAATGTGTCCATGGCGAGGAGCTCCAGGATAAGGACTAAAGGAATGAAGTCCTCAAGCTAAGCCCAAGCTCAAGGTACTTACATTAATATCTGGAATGTAATTCTTAGTTCATTAttcttgttaaaaaaaatttaatactttcaaattacataaacccgtattatgttttaaagcTTACGATTTCCACTGAAATGCAAACATTCACTGTTTTAAGTACGTTTATTATCTACACatttacataacaattattactatacaaCTATGTGTGTTTATGCATGTTAAATGATATGAAAAAATTGCTAAGATTACGATAAGAAGAGAATTGATACTATATAGCGTTATATGAAATGTCcagcatatttatttttaacttttttcgtAACAGATTTCTATTTCGGAAGAAGTAAAAAAAGCAGAAATCAGCATTGTAGCTACCTTAGTGGAACATAATATTCCTTTTCGCGTAAAGGATCACGTAAGTGAAGTTATTTCAAGGGCATTTTACGACTCTGAAATCGCAAAACGCTTTTCCTGTAGAAGAACCAAATCTGCCGCAATTGCCTACAACGTCTTAGGCAATAATTGAGAGAAGCCCAGTATTTTCGCTCTTTACCGACGAAAGCACAGTTGT from Pieris brassicae chromosome 2, ilPieBrab1.1, whole genome shotgun sequence includes:
- the LOC123720537 gene encoding protein DPCD, coding for MKRKACLIEALESDFNSVKTSFEKQVIKKYKDSEKMYRNTIWYKSLLDAEKTSLKEDKIRKIHYKFEDDREMVEEYNIDTHVLLRRSWKVKGKLGCEGKWDVEIGDPIPDGIQSIESTEIMESKDQPIVMRRNTRVNLEWRIRNLPYPIETYCIKGNNEEKCIILSTTNKKYYKKLKIPELTRLGLSIEQANIQSSHKYNTLIIMYKKPQQLLDMEKDWYQELDKVKPVKDIPNECKTQ
- the LOC123720538 gene encoding nucleolar protein 16; protein product: MKIKKQHRKKKYLHKLNRKRMHLRQKSTGTVNCKALKEAWNNNRSTFRNLRDMGLVNDPNKAIKIPSYKEEQLKIAKKIVDPDELESEEPKVVKSKPRKMAVVEKLEQEAHAPRERRFKLPKGQVEFITYLLDKYGHDYKAMAKDKKNYYQETWKQLRAKIKTFMGIPQQYGEYLKARGLLDKEENEDELKEQAKALIMDDSD